A DNA window from bacterium contains the following coding sequences:
- a CDS encoding sigma-70 family RNA polymerase sigma factor, translating into MNVTPFEEIYDRHYDDVWRYLLHTTGDTAAALELTAETMSRACRAWPRFREQVPARIWLIRIAVNEWRRELRRRQITRVIPFPKHWWRETGEIECDHGEVEAVNFQIERNEGYQLLQKALRKLPERYRAPLILRYFEYMSIEETAAILGRPVGTVKSLIHRGIAQLRADQGLREDFSEFSIEAGQVTMENR; encoded by the coding sequence ATGAACGTGACCCCTTTTGAAGAGATTTACGACCGCCATTACGACGATGTCTGGCGCTATCTTCTGCACACTACAGGAGATACAGCGGCAGCGTTGGAGCTGACCGCCGAGACGATGAGCCGCGCCTGCCGGGCTTGGCCGCGCTTTCGGGAGCAGGTTCCGGCCAGGATCTGGCTGATTCGCATCGCCGTGAATGAGTGGCGGCGCGAACTCCGGCGGCGGCAGATCACTCGGGTCATCCCCTTTCCCAAGCACTGGTGGCGGGAAACCGGCGAAATTGAGTGCGACCACGGTGAAGTCGAAGCCGTAAATTTCCAAATCGAGCGCAACGAAGGCTATCAACTCTTACAAAAGGCGTTGCGCAAGCTGCCCGAGCGCTATCGCGCACCGTTGATCCTAAGGTACTTTGAGTATATGTCCATAGAGGAGACTGCCGCCATCCTCGGGCGGCCGGTCGGCACGGTGAAGTCCCTGATTCACCGTGGCATCGCACAACTTCGCGCGGATCAGGGCCTGCGCGAAGACTTCAGCGAATTCAGCATCGAGGCAGGTCAGGTAACCATGGAGAACCGTTAA
- a CDS encoding ChaN family lipoprotein, with product MQYILLLSLLLLSACATNRHAPPPLNEKLAPALQNYLDYNKLAPADYVLSKFADHDVVILGEFHRIKQNLELYHELIPKCYMNGVRVFATEFARREDQPLIDRLLSGAAYDEALAREITFNQLPFWGFQEYVDIFKVAWQFNQTLPDSAPRFRIVGVNDSPDWSFIQKEEDRDNSEIKRKVWRGGGEHLWAQTVVDATLRGDKVLVHCGIHHGFSSYKQPIVIDGEFVRFETGRMGNFLKNTLGDRVMTIYLHAIWPPRDGYGGIFVYPANGQIDALFAKLGPSYYPVGFDLKDTPFGQLPGETSVYAQGYPGFTLAEFADGYIFQCPIGQYKGVTPIENFINGTNYETAKRQSPNPSLRKMTIDELNKVIQQDAKMVWWLGRYD from the coding sequence ATGCAATACATCCTTCTCCTTTCTCTTCTCCTCCTCTCCGCCTGCGCTACGAACCGGCACGCGCCGCCGCCGCTGAATGAGAAGCTCGCGCCTGCGCTGCAGAACTATCTCGATTACAACAAGCTCGCACCGGCGGATTATGTGTTGAGCAAGTTCGCGGATCACGATGTTGTCATTCTCGGCGAGTTCCACCGCATCAAGCAGAACCTCGAGCTTTATCACGAGCTGATCCCCAAATGCTACATGAACGGCGTGCGCGTCTTCGCCACCGAGTTCGCGCGCCGCGAGGACCAGCCGCTGATTGACCGCTTGTTAAGCGGCGCTGCTTATGATGAAGCATTGGCAAGGGAAATCACCTTCAACCAGTTGCCGTTCTGGGGCTTTCAGGAATACGTTGATATTTTCAAAGTCGCGTGGCAATTCAATCAGACCTTGCCCGACAGCGCACCGAGATTTCGTATTGTCGGCGTGAACGACTCGCCCGATTGGAGCTTCATCCAAAAGGAGGAAGATCGCGACAACTCCGAGATCAAGCGCAAGGTCTGGCGCGGCGGCGGCGAGCACCTGTGGGCGCAAACGGTCGTGGATGCCACTTTGCGCGGAGACAAAGTGCTGGTCCATTGCGGTATTCACCACGGTTTTTCGAGCTACAAACAGCCCATCGTTATAGACGGCGAATTTGTGCGCTTCGAAACGGGCCGTATGGGCAACTTTCTTAAGAACACGCTCGGCGACCGCGTGATGACGATTTATCTGCACGCCATCTGGCCGCCGCGCGACGGCTACGGCGGAATTTTCGTCTATCCCGCGAACGGGCAAATTGACGCGCTATTCGCTAAACTCGGCCCATCGTACTATCCCGTCGGTTTCGATTTGAAAGACACGCCGTTCGGGCAACTTCCCGGCGAAACGTCTGTTTACGCGCAGGGCTACCCGGGCTTCACCTTGGCCGAATTTGCCGACGGCTACATCTTCCAATGCCCGATCGGTCAATACAAAGGCGTGACGCCGATTGAGAATTTTATCAACGGCACGAATTACGAAACGGCCAAACGCCAATCGCCCAACCCCAGCCTGCGCAAGATGACCATTGATGAACTGAACAAAGTCATCCAGCAAGACGCCAAAATGGTCTGGTGGCTGGGCAGATACGATTGA
- a CDS encoding T9SS type A sorting domain-containing protein, whose protein sequence is MFRIPILLLLSSLAFARVTPLEEFQKPHSVWQHVPLEHRAFTPRFDEYLNQRLNSDHSGEIQNEEQVLINPTDPDNMVAVWRDFREGYRRCGVGYTLDGGTTWHDTLFPQMYYAWQSDPTLAVDHNGVFTANVISFEEGGNTDNGLLSVSSYDGGVTWQDSVWGMLTTDESSFEDKQMFAIDNSPDSPYQGTHYLAWARFYRNPDTGNYDSTHINLVYKRPGEAYAPPQIISDTRSVQWANVATGPNGEVYLTWGSYSNDAIMFSRSLDGGTTWTAEDDLFPTSFTSANIEPALLVFSYMVMAVDNTTGPNRGRIYALYTNDNATHDHTEVFFTRSDNHGDTWTTPVLIDDENRAYPVDQFHPWITVDEAGRVWCAWYDRRNDPNNLLMDVYFTVSEDGGQTWRANERITEVSCNPGAGTLDAGLIGEYIGWHASADKAVCVWTDTRLGDQDAFVAIIDSVFEPNAAADPFNIHPSSFILSAAFPNPFNGSTTLSYSLTSPADVSLTVYNTLGQQVLRSNLGYRASGTHTHALELSEPSGVYFAKLSAGSEQAMAKLLLMR, encoded by the coding sequence ATGTTCCGCATCCCAATACTCCTCCTCCTTTCCTCCCTCGCCTTTGCCCGCGTCACGCCGCTTGAGGAATTTCAGAAGCCGCACTCGGTTTGGCAGCATGTGCCGCTTGAGCACCGCGCCTTCACGCCGCGCTTTGACGAATATCTGAATCAGCGGCTGAACAGCGACCACTCGGGTGAGATCCAGAATGAAGAGCAGGTGCTCATCAATCCCACCGATCCCGATAACATGGTGGCCGTGTGGCGCGACTTCCGCGAAGGCTATCGGCGCTGTGGTGTGGGCTATACGCTCGACGGCGGTACGACGTGGCACGATACGCTTTTCCCGCAGATGTATTACGCGTGGCAGAGCGATCCCACGCTGGCCGTGGATCACAACGGCGTCTTCACGGCCAACGTCATCTCGTTTGAAGAAGGCGGCAATACCGACAACGGCCTGCTCTCCGTGTCATCGTACGACGGCGGCGTGACGTGGCAGGACTCCGTGTGGGGGATGCTGACAACCGACGAATCGTCGTTTGAAGACAAGCAGATGTTTGCAATTGACAATTCGCCCGATTCGCCCTATCAGGGCACGCACTATCTGGCCTGGGCGCGCTTTTATCGCAACCCGGACACCGGCAACTACGACTCGACGCACATCAATCTCGTCTATAAGCGTCCCGGTGAAGCCTATGCGCCTCCGCAAATTATTTCTGACACGCGCTCCGTGCAATGGGCTAATGTCGCGACCGGTCCCAACGGTGAAGTCTATCTGACGTGGGGCAGCTACAGCAACGACGCGATCATGTTCTCGCGCTCATTAGACGGCGGCACGACCTGGACCGCCGAAGACGATCTCTTTCCGACGAGCTTCACCAGCGCCAACATCGAACCGGCGCTGCTGGTCTTTTCGTACATGGTCATGGCCGTGGACAATACGACCGGCCCGAACCGCGGCCGCATCTACGCGCTCTACACCAACGACAACGCGACGCACGATCACACCGAGGTCTTTTTCACGCGCAGCGACAATCACGGTGACACATGGACGACACCGGTTCTGATTGATGACGAAAACCGTGCCTATCCCGTAGATCAGTTTCACCCGTGGATTACCGTGGATGAAGCGGGCCGCGTCTGGTGCGCGTGGTACGACCGCCGCAACGATCCCAACAATTTGTTGATGGATGTCTATTTCACCGTCAGCGAAGACGGCGGTCAGACGTGGCGCGCCAACGAGCGCATCACCGAGGTTTCATGCAATCCCGGCGCCGGCACGCTCGATGCAGGCTTAATCGGCGAATACATCGGCTGGCATGCCTCCGCCGACAAAGCCGTCTGCGTCTGGACCGACACCAGATTAGGTGATCAGGACGCCTTCGTCGCGATCATTGATTCCGTCTTCGAGCCAAATGCCGCCGCTGATCCATTCAACATTCATCCTTCATCCTTCATCCTTTCCGCCGCCTTCCCGAATCCTTTCAACGGCAGCACCACGCTTAGCTACTCGCTCACGTCTCCCGCCGACGTGTCGTTAACCGTCTATAACACACTCGGTCAACAAGTGCTGAGATCGAATCTCGGCTATCGCGCGTCCGGTACACACACGCACGCGCTCGAACTGTCAGAGCCCAGCGGCGTCTATTTCGCCAAGCTCTCGGCTGGGAGTGAACAAGCGATGGCGAAATTGCTGTTGATGCGGTAG